The Branchiostoma floridae strain S238N-H82 chromosome 8, Bfl_VNyyK, whole genome shotgun sequence genome has a segment encoding these proteins:
- the LOC118421320 gene encoding uncharacterized protein LOC118421320 isoform X2, which translates to MDTRAVQKTRHRRTRGRSKSVDHSQRKVDRQEKAEFKKKTRALNDATERAKMERSALKDVNHGNNAALITRSRLTQKIGIFNKGKRSEAIHRQGIHISKETHAKAEEDMRKILDLSDAELSKPVRLQDLEYSPPGQNLHQNIVQSPDLSLEPLYTPVIKQVKTSTPASVITSSAMEIEPITPASPPKPSTTLPEKPSFSKISTNLLESLKPEKIFIGRKYFNEVQQELCQLMRKQHSFLVQAEKEKRKTPVSVEVTSKHQTLEERPEISSNDIAIKPHTPYESQDKVAPMEVDAMQPDSQEAHYINHRQQGDEFYLANQQETLQVSVEPGQPSSVPASPVFFPSWHTYADLHPQVPHPQLCVEPGYVEQGYRSMDIIDYLDYQLPRGNTLINYQQGNGVVVRPHGGLLHHRFRSEYKGQGVTSGGSDSPSWRPPHHQLPWKPVEDMPSPRLYPMKLY; encoded by the exons ATGGATACGAGAGCTGTGCAAAAGACTCGCCACAGACGAACCAGAGGTAGGAGCAAGAGTGTTGACCACAGCCAAAGAAAGGTTGACCGCCAAGAAAAAGCAGAattcaagaagaaaacaagagcTCTAAATGATGCTACAGAACGAGCTAAGATGGAGAGGTCTGCATTAAAGGATGTCAATCATGGTAACAATGCTGCACTCATCACACGGAGTAGGTTAACTCAGAAGATAGGCATCTTCAACAAAGGCAAGAGGTCTGAAGCCATCCATCGTCAAGGGATTCACATCTCTAAAGAGACTCATGCCAAAGCTGAAGAAGACATGAGAAAGATTTTGGATTTGTCAGATGCAGAGCTAAGCAAGCCTGTTCGGTTGCAGGATCTAGAGTACAGTCCTCCTGGACAGAACCTGCATCAGAACATAGTACAAAGCCCAGATCTATCTCTGGAACCTCTCTATACTCCGGTAAtcaaacaagtcaaaacatctaCCCCAGCTTCTGTGATAACATCTTCAGCAATGGAAATTGAGCCTATAACCCCAGCCAGCCCTCCAAAACCATCCACCACACTGCCAGAAAAACCATCCTTCTCTAAGATTTCAACCAACCTTCTGGAATCATTGAAGCCTGAGAAGATTTTCATTGGGAGGAAGTACTTCAATGAAGTCCAACAGGAACTCTGTCAACTGATGAGAAAGCAGCATAGCTTCTTGGTGCAGGCAGAAAAGGAAAAGAGAAAAACACCTGTTTCAGTTGAAGTGACATCTAAACACCAAACATTAGAAGAAAGGCCAGAGATTTCTAGTAATGATATTGCCATAAAACCCCATACACCTTATGAGTCACAGGATAAAGTAGCTCCTATGGAAGTTGATGCTATGCAACCTGACAGTCAGGAAGCCCATTACATCAACCATAGACAACAAGGGGACGAATTCTACTTAGCAAACCAAcag GAGACACTACAGGTCTCTGTAGAGCCGGGACAGCCCTCCTCAGTACCTGCTAGTCCAGTCTTCTTCCCGTCCTGGCACACCTATGCTGACCTCCATCCCCAGGTCCCCCACCCACAGTTGTGTGTGGAGCCAGGCTATGTGGAGCAGGGTTATCGCAGTATGGATATTATAGACTACCTCGACTACCAGCTACCTCGTGGTAACACTTTAATCAACTACCAACAGGGTAATGGGGTTGTTGTGAGGCCACATGGAGGTCTGTTACATCACAGGTTTAGGTCAGAGTACAAAGGTCAAGGGGTAACATCAGGGGGGTCTGACTCGCCATCCTGGCGACCACCTCACCAtcagttgccatggaaacctgtAGAGGACATGCCCAGCCCACGTCTCTATCCTATGAAGCTTTATTAA
- the LOC118421798 gene encoding tripartite motif-containing protein 2-like — protein sequence MRPPYIVQFSTTGSKPTALLGKASTGQSDVTETMDDPTNRADNSSRQSSTSSHPISPSPQPVCGICHGKFWNPKGLNCFHTFCRDCLQQNARIRGQPARITCPTCLDEFLLPENGIEGLPVNIFLDPIRKAKELAAFNANLYKAKMKTRYNCADHCSKLECQQSSPSDLTDLETLVQSCRAKLQERHLVMKKLNQHGIEMKHNMLEIKQQVKDFVQQIISDLNHEELRLMNDLDSRYRKNESALSKAKVSIERTNDFLQEACNNAEKLCGDCPNANTICLSQMELSDLLAELSKPFNIEEFHFLPITQNIMVKGLGSIVTSPKQIPTDELKAIHYGGFLTNDTTVKKAQTTVTKNSNGSSSKVLVTNVCNPDVKSNHVSGKEKKMLDQNRKTSDETIPHKTYDETIPRKTADETIPHKTRKTADETIPQKTADGTIPHKTRKTADETIPRKTADETIPQKTADETIPHKTSDETIPRKTADETIPHKTRKTADETIPQKTADGTIPQKTRKTADETIPQKTADETIPHKTSDETIPQKTADETIPQKTADETIALKTADKTRL from the exons ATGCGACCACCATACATCGTCCAGTTCTCAACCACGGGGTCCAAACCAACTGCGTTGCTCGGTAAGGCGTCAACAGGCCAAAG TGACGTCACCGAGACTATGGACGACCCCACAAATAGGGCTGACAACAGTAGTCGCCAGTCATCCACATCATCCCACCCGATCAGCCCCTCTCCCCAGCCAGTCTGTGGCATTTGTCATGGGAAGTTCTGGAACCCTAAAGGCCTGAATTGTTTTCACACCTTCTGTAGAGACTGCCTGCAGCAAAATGCTCGCATCAGGGGTCAGCCTGCACGGATAACTTGTCCCACTTGTCTAGATGAATTCTTGCTTCCTGAAAATGGCATTGAAGGTTTACCAGTCAACATCTTCCTGGATCCGATTAGGAAAGCCAAGGAGCTGGCAGCTTTTAATGCCAACTTGTACAAAGCAAAAATGAAGACCAGATACAATTGTGCTGATCACTGCAGCAAGTTAGAATGCCAGCAAAGCTCCCCTTCAGATCTCACAGATTTGGAAACCCTTGTACAGAGCTGTAGGGCAAAGCTGCAAGAAAGACACCTGGTGATGAAGAAACTCAATCAGCATGGCATAGAGATGAAACACAACATGCTAGAAATAAAGCAGCAAGTAAAGGACTTTGTACAGCAAATCATCTCAGACTTAAACCATGAAGAACTAAGGCTGATGAATGATCTGGACAGCAGATATAGGAAGAATGAGTCAGCATTATCAAAGGCAAAAGTGTCAATAGAGAGAACCAATGACTTCCTGCAAGAAGCCTGCAACAATGCAGAGAAGCTTTGTGGTGATTGTCCCAATGCCAACACAATATGCCTCAGTCAAATGGAACTGTCAGACTTACTAGCGGAATTGTCAAAACCGTTTAACATAGAAGAATTCCACTTCCTTCCCATCACTCAGAACATCATGGTCAAAGGACTTGGCAGTATTGTTACCAGCCCAAAACAAATTCCTACTGATGAGTTAAAAGCTATTCATTATGGTGGATTCCTAACCAATGACACTACAGTGAAGAAAGCACAGACCACAGTCACCAAAAACAGCAATGGTAGCAGTTCTAAGGTGTTGGTGACCAATGTATGCAATCCAGATGTCAAGTCAAACCATGTATCagggaaagaaaagaagatgcTAGACCAGAATAGGAAGACATCTGATGAGACCATTCCCCATAAGACATATGATGAGACCATTCCCCGGAAGACTGCTGATGAGACCATTCCCCATAAGACCCGGAAGACAGCTGATGAGACCATTCCCCAGAAGACAGCTGATGGGACCATTCCCCATAAGACCCGGAAGACAGCTGATGAGACCATTCCCCGGAAGACAGCTGATGAGACCATTCCCCAGAAGACAGCTGATGAGACCATTCCCCATAAGACATCTGATGAGACCATTCCCCGGAAGACTGCTGATGAGACCATTCCCCATAAGACCCGGAAGACAGCTGATGAGACCATTCCCCAGAAGACAGCTGATGGGACCATTCCCCAGAAGACCCGGAAGACAGCTGATGAGACCATTCCCCAGAAGACAGCTGATGAGACCATTCCCCATAAGACATCTGATGAGACCATTCCCCAAAAGACAGCTGATGAGACTATTCCCCAGAAGACAGCTGATGAAACAATTGCCCTGAAGACAGCTGACAAGACCA GGCTATAG
- the LOC118421320 gene encoding uncharacterized protein LOC118421320 isoform X1, with translation MGKYSKHRQLKTLKRLPSDADPSQQRKAILKVFQKHQDTLAHSSTSDRRKDSDRKRRREAKNHTTGIAVDIAETNKMDTRAVQKTRHRRTRGRSKSVDHSQRKVDRQEKAEFKKKTRALNDATERAKMERSALKDVNHGNNAALITRSRLTQKIGIFNKGKRSEAIHRQGIHISKETHAKAEEDMRKILDLSDAELSKPVRLQDLEYSPPGQNLHQNIVQSPDLSLEPLYTPVIKQVKTSTPASVITSSAMEIEPITPASPPKPSTTLPEKPSFSKISTNLLESLKPEKIFIGRKYFNEVQQELCQLMRKQHSFLVQAEKEKRKTPVSVEVTSKHQTLEERPEISSNDIAIKPHTPYESQDKVAPMEVDAMQPDSQEAHYINHRQQGDEFYLANQQETLQVSVEPGQPSSVPASPVFFPSWHTYADLHPQVPHPQLCVEPGYVEQGYRSMDIIDYLDYQLPRGNTLINYQQGNGVVVRPHGGLLHHRFRSEYKGQGVTSGGSDSPSWRPPHHQLPWKPVEDMPSPRLYPMKLY, from the exons ATgggaaaatattcaaaacacagGCAACTGAAGACTCTGAAGAGGCTACCATCTGATGCTGACCCCAGCCAGCAGAGGAAAGCAATCCTCAAGGTGTTCCAGAAACACCAAGACACCTTAGCTCACTCTTCTACCTCTGACAGAAGAAAGGACTCAGACAGAAAGAGAAGAAGAGAAGCAAAAAATCATACGACTGGCATTGCAGTAGACATAGCAGAGACTAACAAGATGGATACGAGAGCTGTGCAAAAGACTCGCCACAGACGAACCAGAGGTAGGAGCAAGAGTGTTGACCACAGCCAAAGAAAGGTTGACCGCCAAGAAAAAGCAGAattcaagaagaaaacaagagcTCTAAATGATGCTACAGAACGAGCTAAGATGGAGAGGTCTGCATTAAAGGATGTCAATCATGGTAACAATGCTGCACTCATCACACGGAGTAGGTTAACTCAGAAGATAGGCATCTTCAACAAAGGCAAGAGGTCTGAAGCCATCCATCGTCAAGGGATTCACATCTCTAAAGAGACTCATGCCAAAGCTGAAGAAGACATGAGAAAGATTTTGGATTTGTCAGATGCAGAGCTAAGCAAGCCTGTTCGGTTGCAGGATCTAGAGTACAGTCCTCCTGGACAGAACCTGCATCAGAACATAGTACAAAGCCCAGATCTATCTCTGGAACCTCTCTATACTCCGGTAAtcaaacaagtcaaaacatctaCCCCAGCTTCTGTGATAACATCTTCAGCAATGGAAATTGAGCCTATAACCCCAGCCAGCCCTCCAAAACCATCCACCACACTGCCAGAAAAACCATCCTTCTCTAAGATTTCAACCAACCTTCTGGAATCATTGAAGCCTGAGAAGATTTTCATTGGGAGGAAGTACTTCAATGAAGTCCAACAGGAACTCTGTCAACTGATGAGAAAGCAGCATAGCTTCTTGGTGCAGGCAGAAAAGGAAAAGAGAAAAACACCTGTTTCAGTTGAAGTGACATCTAAACACCAAACATTAGAAGAAAGGCCAGAGATTTCTAGTAATGATATTGCCATAAAACCCCATACACCTTATGAGTCACAGGATAAAGTAGCTCCTATGGAAGTTGATGCTATGCAACCTGACAGTCAGGAAGCCCATTACATCAACCATAGACAACAAGGGGACGAATTCTACTTAGCAAACCAAcag GAGACACTACAGGTCTCTGTAGAGCCGGGACAGCCCTCCTCAGTACCTGCTAGTCCAGTCTTCTTCCCGTCCTGGCACACCTATGCTGACCTCCATCCCCAGGTCCCCCACCCACAGTTGTGTGTGGAGCCAGGCTATGTGGAGCAGGGTTATCGCAGTATGGATATTATAGACTACCTCGACTACCAGCTACCTCGTGGTAACACTTTAATCAACTACCAACAGGGTAATGGGGTTGTTGTGAGGCCACATGGAGGTCTGTTACATCACAGGTTTAGGTCAGAGTACAAAGGTCAAGGGGTAACATCAGGGGGGTCTGACTCGCCATCCTGGCGACCACCTCACCAtcagttgccatggaaacctgtAGAGGACATGCCCAGCCCACGTCTCTATCCTATGAAGCTTTATTAA
- the LOC118421339 gene encoding uncharacterized protein LOC118421339, producing the protein MPASKESNVKSNHQKPTQQKGNNNSSSTSVPSSTSADKDKTDSCKGNSDKSNNQKAPRPKGNKHSPSTPVPSSTSGDQDKSDCKGSLNFLKAFWQKGDKYSPSISVPSSTSGQADKDKTDVCKGNNVQSDHKKAAIQKGKNCSPSISAPSSTLADKDKKGCKITPLPQEGSGTYHPNDEWSRATKSRGKAKANMPFSKSDTAIPTETSGNCDSKKDDKPSQAANQRTKGKSFFNFFSQKAKKTKDKNESPRHSDHARILAKCNQRHMTEGSPPNKIEVKPSPYETAYPTVRSSITTKNGQAHPNNTDAKHQQQRRSLPLSQQHRQVINAYTASVRPSSRSKGWPRATRHQRSVQRNVMTEQNSHRNFLTKNLHQYVND; encoded by the coding sequence ATGCCAGCTTCAAAGGAAAGCAATGTCAAATCAAACCACCAGAAACCAACTCAGCAGAAAGGTAACAACAACAGTTCTTCCACATCAGTGCCAAGTTCAACATCAGCAGATAAGGACAAAACTGACAGCTGCAAAGGAAACAGTGACAAATCAAACAACCAGAAAGCACCTCGACCAAAAGGTAACAAACACAGTCCTTCCACACCAGTGCCCAGTTCAACATCAGGAGACCAGGACAAATCAGACTGCAAAGGAAGTTTAAACTTCCTGAAAGCCTTTTGGCAGAAAGGTGACAAATACAGCCCTTCCATATCAGTGCCAAGTTCAACATCAGGACAGGCAGACAAGGACAAAACAGATGTTTGCAAAGGAAACAATGTCCAGTCAGACCACAAGAAAGCAGCTATACAGAAAGGTAAGAACTGCAGTCCTTCGATATCAGCACCAAGTTCAACATTGGCAGATAAAGACAAAAAAGGTTGCAAAATCACACCATTGCCACAAGAGGGAAGTGGAACTTATCATCCAAATGATGAGTGGTCACGAGCCACTAAGTCCAGGGGTAAGGCAAAGGCGAACATGCCATTCTCCAAGTCTGACACTGCAATACCTACTGAGACTAGTGGGAACTGTGATAGTAAGAAGGATGACAAACCATCACAAGCAGCAAACCAGCGCACCAAAGGCAAGTcattcttcaattttttttcacaaaaagctAAGAAAACCAAAGATAAAAATGAGTCACCTAGGCATTCTGACCATGCCCGCATTCTGGCAAAATGCAACCAGCGACACATGACAGAGGGCAGTCCCCCCAACAAGATAGAAGTGAAGCCGAGTCCATATGAAACAGCTTATCCCACTGTTCGGTCTTCTATTACAACGAAGAATGGACAAGCCCATCCCAACAATACAGATGCCAAACACCAGCAACAGCGCAGAAGCCTTCCACTCAGTCAACAGCACAGACAAGTCATCAATGCATACACAGCATCTGTCCGCCCATCAAGTCGGTCTAAAGGTTGGCCTCGTGCAACTCGTCATCAACGAAGTGTGCAAAGAAATGTCATGACCGAACAGAACAGTCATCGTAATTTCTTGACTAAAAACTTACACCAATATGTAAATGATTGA